A single Hemiscyllium ocellatum isolate sHemOce1 chromosome 18, sHemOce1.pat.X.cur, whole genome shotgun sequence DNA region contains:
- the rpl27a gene encoding 60S ribosomal protein L27a isoform X3 — protein MPSRLRKTRKLRGHVSHGHGRIGKHRKHPGGRGNAGGMHHHRINFDKYHPGYFGKVGMRQYHLKKNRLFCPTINLDKLWTLVSEQTRLNYAKKPEGPAPVIDVVHAGYYKVLGKGRLPKQPVIVKAKFFSRKAEEKIKEVGGACVLMA, from the exons CCGTCCAGATTGAGGAAGACCAGGAAGCTGAGGGGACATGTTAGCCACGGTCATGGCCGAATTG GCAAACATAGGAAGCATCCAGGTGGTCGTGGCAATGCTGGTGGCATGCACCATCACAGAATCAACTTTGATAAATA TCATCCAGGTTACTTTGGAAAAGTCGGCATGAGGCAATATCATCTCAAGAAGAATCGGTTGTTCTGTCCGACTATAAATCTGGATAAGCTGTGGACACTGGTCAGTGAACAGACCCGATTAAACTATGCCAAAAAACCTGAAGGACCAGCACCTGTCATTGATGTTGTACATGCT ggTTACTATAAAGTTCTGGGTAAAGGCAGGCTCCCTAAACAGCCAGTTATTGTCAAGGCAAAGTTCTTCAGCAGGAAAGCTGAAGAGAAAATCAAAGAAGTTGGTGGCGCCTGTGTATTAATGGCATAA
- the rpl27a gene encoding 60S ribosomal protein L27a isoform X2, which produces MPSRLRKTRKLRGHVSHGHGRIGKHRKHPGGRGNAGGMHHHRINFDKYHPGYFGKVGMRQYHLKKNRLFCPTINLDKLWTLVSEQTRLNYAKKPEGPAPVIDVVHAGYYKVLGKGRLPKQPVIVKAKFFSRKAEEKIKEVGGACVLMA; this is translated from the exons GCCGTCCAGATTGAGGAAGACCAGGAAGCTGAGGGGACATGTTAGCCACGGTCATGGCCGAATTG GCAAACATAGGAAGCATCCAGGTGGTCGTGGCAATGCTGGTGGCATGCACCATCACAGAATCAACTTTGATAAATA TCATCCAGGTTACTTTGGAAAAGTCGGCATGAGGCAATATCATCTCAAGAAGAATCGGTTGTTCTGTCCGACTATAAATCTGGATAAGCTGTGGACACTGGTCAGTGAACAGACCCGATTAAACTATGCCAAAAAACCTGAAGGACCAGCACCTGTCATTGATGTTGTACATGCT ggTTACTATAAAGTTCTGGGTAAAGGCAGGCTCCCTAAACAGCCAGTTATTGTCAAGGCAAAGTTCTTCAGCAGGAAAGCTGAAGAGAAAATCAAAGAAGTTGGTGGCGCCTGTGTATTAATGGCATAA
- the rpl27a gene encoding 60S ribosomal protein L27a isoform X1: MPSRLRKTRKLRGHVSHGHGRIGKHRKHPGGRGNAGGMHHHRINFDKYHPGYFGKVGMRQYHLKKNRLFCPTINLDKLWTLVSEQTRLNYAKKPEGPAPVIDVVHAGYYKVLGKGRLPKQPVIVKAKFFSRKAEEKIKEVGGACVLMA; encoded by the exons ATG CCGTCCAGATTGAGGAAGACCAGGAAGCTGAGGGGACATGTTAGCCACGGTCATGGCCGAATTG GCAAACATAGGAAGCATCCAGGTGGTCGTGGCAATGCTGGTGGCATGCACCATCACAGAATCAACTTTGATAAATA TCATCCAGGTTACTTTGGAAAAGTCGGCATGAGGCAATATCATCTCAAGAAGAATCGGTTGTTCTGTCCGACTATAAATCTGGATAAGCTGTGGACACTGGTCAGTGAACAGACCCGATTAAACTATGCCAAAAAACCTGAAGGACCAGCACCTGTCATTGATGTTGTACATGCT ggTTACTATAAAGTTCTGGGTAAAGGCAGGCTCCCTAAACAGCCAGTTATTGTCAAGGCAAAGTTCTTCAGCAGGAAAGCTGAAGAGAAAATCAAAGAAGTTGGTGGCGCCTGTGTATTAATGGCATAA